CGGGGCGGAGGTCTTGACCGCGGTCTCGCGCCGGACGGGTCGGCGCGGCGCGGCCCTCGGGGCCTCGCCGCCCCGGCCCTTGGCCGATACCCCCTTCTCTCCCCCCGGGGCGGGGGCCGGAGCCGCGTCCACCAGCAGGACCCGCACGGGCACCGGGGCGGAGGGTCTGGCCCTGCCGCCCGGCCCTGCGGCCACCCACAGCGAGATCCCCAGGGCGTGGATCGCGAGGGAGACCGCGAGCCACCGCTCCAGCCCGGATGCGGTCATGGGGACTCCTCCGCGACCGGATCCCTGGCGGGCAGCACCGGCAGCACCCGGGGCCGGCCGGTGGCCGGGTCGGGCTCCACCCGCACGACCACCGAGAACGCCTCCCGGATCCTCGCCGGCGTCAGCACCTGCCACGGGGTGCCCACGGCCAACGGTTCTCCCCCGGGAGAGAGCAGCAGCAGCCGGTCCGAGATGGCGGCGGCCAGGTCGAAGTCGTGGGTCACGTGCACGATGGTCCGGTCCTCGTCCCGGTGGAGCCGTACCAGGAGCTCGGCGATGCCGAGGCGGTGGCGGATGTCCAGGTGGCTGGTGGCCTCGTCCAGCAGCAGGATCGGGGTCTCCTGGGCGAGCGCCCGGGCCAGCACCACCCGCTGGAGCTCCCCGCCGCTCAACCGGGTGACCGGCCGCCGGGCGAGGTGCAGGGTGTCGGTCAGGGTCAGGGCCTTGTCCACCGCTGCCCGGTCGCCTCGTCGCGGTCCTCCGATCCCCGGGGCGTGGGCGAAGCGGCCCATGGCCACGAACTCCCACGCCGTGTACGGAAACGGCGTGGCCGTGGCTTGGGGCACCACGGCCATCCAGCGGGCCAGCTCCCGCCGCCGGTACCGGTGTACGGGCCGGCCGTCGAGCCGCACCCGCCCGGCTTCCGGCACGAGCGCCCCGCGCATCAGGCGCAGCAGGGTGGACTTGCCGCACCCGTTGGGACCCAGGACGCCCAGGATCTCGCCCCGGCGCACCTCCAGGGTCAACCCGCGGAGCACCGGCGGGCCGTCCCCGAACCGGAACGTGAGCTCCTCGATCCGGATCACGCCCGTCCGTCCTTCTGGCGCAGCAGGTACAGGAAGAACGGAGCGCCCACCA
This is a stretch of genomic DNA from Deferrisoma camini S3R1. It encodes these proteins:
- a CDS encoding ABC transporter ATP-binding protein, translating into MIRIEELTFRFGDGPPVLRGLTLEVRRGEILGVLGPNGCGKSTLLRLMRGALVPEAGRVRLDGRPVHRYRRRELARWMAVVPQATATPFPYTAWEFVAMGRFAHAPGIGGPRRGDRAAVDKALTLTDTLHLARRPVTRLSGGELQRVVLARALAQETPILLLDEATSHLDIRHRLGIAELLVRLHRDEDRTIVHVTHDFDLAAAISDRLLLLSPGGEPLAVGTPWQVLTPARIREAFSVVVRVEPDPATGRPRVLPVLPARDPVAEESP